A window of Gadus chalcogrammus isolate NIFS_2021 chromosome 16, NIFS_Gcha_1.0, whole genome shotgun sequence contains these coding sequences:
- the LOC130406660 gene encoding uncharacterized protein LOC130406660, which yields MSDAESTSKHDIRKYIVYETCLMELFEVCPVCKRVCTVKNKVLGTFISVKQLCEYCEYSRIWQRQPLLDSTPAGNLQLSAAVYISGASFFKLQRAMHLQIFLYDTFRRHARMFIEPAMVHKWNHSQNVMLQQLSEERKVILGGDMRADSPGHCAKFGSYTMMDLNTKTIVDLQLVQSNEVGGSSHMEKEGLKRSLALLDARGVTIDSIVTDRHPQIQKFLRDNNITKFYDVWHMEKELQSNYIKLAKPRTARK from the exons ATGTC agatgcTGAATCCACATCCAAACACGATATAAGGAAGTACATAGTGTACGAGACCTGTCTCATGGAGCTGTTCGAGGTGTGTCCTGTGTGCAAGCGTGTTtgcactgtgaaaaacaaagtGCTTGGGACATTCATATCAGTGAAACAGCTGTGTGAGTATTGCGAGTATTCCCGAATTTGGCAAAGACAGCCTCTTCTGGATAGCACACCAGCTGGGAACTTGCAGCTTTCTGCAGCAGTGTACATCAGTGGAGCCTCTTTCTTCAAACTTCAAAGG GCGATGCATCTGCAGATTTTTCTGTATGATACCTTTCGTCGGCATGCCCGAATGTTTATAGAGCCAGCTATGGTCCATAAATGGAACCATTCCCAAAATGTGATGCTGCAGCAGCTCAGCGAAGAAAGAAAAGTAATACTTGGTGGCGACATGAGGGCTGATTCTCCAG GGCACTGTGCAAAATTTGGGAGCTACACCATGATGGACCTCAACACCAAAACTATTGTCGATCTCCAGTTGGTTCAG AGCAATGAGGTTGGAGGAAGCTCCCATATGGAGAAGGAAGGCCTGAAGAGGAGCCTGGCATTGTTGGATGCACGTGGTGTAACCATCGATAGCATCGTCACTGACCGTCATCCACAAATCCAGAAATTTCTGAGGGACAACAACATCACTAAATTTTATGACGTCTGGCACATGGAGAAG GAATTACAAAGCAACTACATAAAATTAGCAAAACCAAGGACTGCCAGAAAGTAA
- the LOC130406659 gene encoding uncharacterized protein LOC130406659 — protein MRCLVVRDPPGGMPSRVPGILGMNVIRKCYQDLFGQHGVALFSQVCISEAPKPVVQALQQCHHASGLTPSDTPGAVKVRGKRSWQIPGGVMRMVAATCSEQYSGSTVLFEPLDGGLPAGLLASPSLVCVIRGTAYIPVINVGCNDVMLYPRTVVGTLDFVNVVSLPAGVTEVPSNVATVSSQTASPSVQQQVDDVDVSPLSVGEQGQVRSLLGHYASVFSTSDTDLGCTILISHDIPLIDDTPVAQRYRRIPPSEYEVVKEHINQLLSSQVIRESSSPYASPIVLVRKKGGKLRMCVDYQQLNRKTRRDAFPLPRIEESLDALSGACWFSTLDLTSGYHQVPVTETDRPKTAFCTPFGLFVWNRMPFGLCNAPSTFQRLMQRILVTSSVSLYCYILMILLCSPPLLNSIWSDSKWCWSGFNAMGLKPSSASARSFAKRCTTWAM, from the coding sequence ATGCGGTGTTTGGTGGTTAGGGACCCGCCTGGTGGCATGCCTTCTCGAGTGCCTGGTATCCTGGGGATGAACGTGATTCGTAAGTGCTACCAGGACCTTTTTGGCCAACATGGTGTAGCGTTGTTCTCCCAGGTCTGTATCTCTGAAGCCCCCAAGCCAGTTGTGCAGGCACTGCAACAGTGTCATCATGCAAGTGGCCTAACTCCCTCAGACACTCCAGGGGCGGTGAAGGTCAGGGGTAAGAGGAGCTGGCAGATTCCGGGTGGGGTTATGAGAATGGTGGCCGCCACATGTTCTGAGCAGTACTCAGGTTCTACGGTACTTTTTGAGCCTTTGGATGGTGGTTTGCCTGCGGGGTTGCTGGCTTCCCCTTCTTTAGTTTGTGTTATAAGGGGTACAGCCTATATACCTGTAATTAATGTTGGCTGCAACGATGTTATGTTGTACCCCCGCACTGTTGTTGGCACACTGGACTTCGTGAACGTGGTCAGCCTTCCTGCAGGAGTCACCGAGGTGCCATCAAATGTGGCCACTGTGTCTTCCCAGACAGCTTCACCCAGTGTGCAGCAACAGGTGGACGATGTGGATGTGTCGCCATTGTCGGTTGGTGaacagggtcaggtgaggtcacTACTTGGACATTACGCTTCAGTATTCTCCACCAGTGACACCGATCTGGGTTGTACTATCCTCATCTCCCACGACATTCCTTTGATTGATGATACTCCAGTGGCGCAGCGTTATAGGCGCATTCCACCCTCAGAGTATGAGGTGGTGAAGGAACACATCAATCAACTGCTCTCATCTCAAGTAATTCGGGAGAGTAGCAGCCCCTACGCGTCCCCGATTGTGTTGGTACGGAAAAAGGGTGGCAAACTACGCATGTGCGTTGATTACCAGCAGCTTAATCGTAAGACCCGCAGAGACGCCTTCCCTCTGCCACGCATAGAAGAGTCTTTGGACGCATTGTCCGGTGCTTGCTGGTTTTCAACCCTGGACTTGACCAGTGGCTATCACCAGGTGCCAGTCACTGAGACCGACCGGCCAAAGACCGCGTTTTGTACACCTTTCGGTTTATTTGTGTGGAACAGAATGCCTTTTGGGCTCTGTAATGCGCCCAGCACTTTCCAAAGGTTGATGCAACGCATCTTGGTGACCAGCAGTGTCAGTCTTTATTGTTATATCTTGATGATATTGTTGTGTTCTCCTCCACTATTGAACAGCATCTGGAGCGACTCAAAGTGGTGCTGGAGCGGCTTCAATGCGATGGGCTTAAAGCcaagctcagcaagtgctcgttCTTTCGCAAAGAGGTGCACTACTTGGGCCATGTGA